The following proteins are encoded in a genomic region of Pseudomonas sp. Os17:
- a CDS encoding GNAT family N-acetyltransferase, whose translation MTIEWVCKHHTDLGKEQLYAILQLRTEVFVVEQKCPYQEVDGRDLEGDTCHLMAWDGDRLVAYLRLLDPISQGGDVVIGRVLIAEQARGQGLGHTLMEQGLKQAERHWPDTPIYLSAQAHLQAYYGRYGFVVAGEEYLEDDIPHIGMRRP comes from the coding sequence ATGACCATCGAATGGGTCTGCAAGCATCACACCGATCTGGGCAAGGAGCAGCTGTACGCCATCCTGCAACTGCGTACCGAAGTCTTCGTCGTGGAACAGAAATGCCCCTATCAAGAGGTCGACGGCCGCGACCTGGAGGGCGACACCTGTCACCTGATGGCCTGGGACGGTGACCGGCTGGTGGCTTACCTGCGCCTGCTGGACCCCATCTCCCAGGGCGGTGACGTGGTCATCGGCCGCGTGCTCATCGCTGAACAGGCGCGAGGCCAGGGCCTGGGCCACACCCTGATGGAACAGGGACTGAAGCAGGCCGAACGGCATTGGCCCGACACCCCGATCTACCTCTCGGCCCAGGCTCACTTGCAGGCCTACTACGGCCGCTACGGTTTCGTGGTGGCGGGCGAGGAGTACCTGGAAGACGATATTCCACACATCGGCATGCGCCGGCCCTGA
- a CDS encoding winged helix-turn-helix domain-containing protein: MDVSKTKSSFYRRLYVAYLIDSGLASSVPALTEVTGMPRRTAQDTIAALADLDILCEFEQQDGARNHAGRYRIHNWGAIDKGWIEPNLRQIKAVLGYP, encoded by the coding sequence ATGGATGTAAGCAAGACCAAGAGCAGTTTCTACCGCCGTCTGTATGTGGCGTATCTGATCGACAGCGGGCTGGCCAGCAGCGTACCGGCGCTCACCGAAGTCACCGGCATGCCCCGGCGCACCGCCCAGGACACCATCGCCGCCCTGGCGGACCTGGATATCCTCTGCGAATTCGAACAGCAAGACGGCGCCCGCAATCACGCCGGGCGCTATCGGATTCACAACTGGGGCGCCATCGACAAGGGCTGGATCGAGCCCAACCTGCGGCAGATCAAGGCCGTGCTGGGCTATCCCTGA
- a CDS encoding substrate-binding periplasmic protein encodes MLRLHRALALIGLLLLGHSASAEKLRLVADAWPPFTDATLVNGGVATDIVSTALSRAGYASEFEQVPWARALLGIGEGRYDVLVNAWYNKERTQLGQFSAEYMINRVRFIKRKDAPLEYNNLKQLHEYPVAVVRGYAYSPEFDNDPDLQKVPVHNFAMAVRMLAADRVKLTLEDEYVARYYLARESPRVRNAVEFLPKPLSENSLHILVSLKNPEHAQIVARFDREIAAMKADGSYDRLLRQHGM; translated from the coding sequence ATGCTGCGATTGCATCGAGCGTTAGCCTTGATCGGATTGCTGTTGCTGGGCCACAGCGCTTCTGCGGAGAAGTTGCGACTGGTCGCTGACGCCTGGCCTCCCTTCACTGATGCGACCCTGGTCAATGGTGGCGTGGCCACCGACATCGTCAGTACCGCCCTGTCCCGCGCCGGCTATGCCAGCGAGTTCGAACAGGTGCCCTGGGCCCGGGCCTTGCTCGGCATCGGCGAGGGTCGCTACGACGTGCTGGTCAATGCCTGGTACAACAAGGAGCGCACCCAGTTGGGGCAGTTCTCCGCGGAGTACATGATCAACCGGGTGCGCTTCATCAAGCGCAAGGACGCCCCGCTGGAATACAACAACCTCAAGCAGTTGCACGAGTACCCGGTGGCCGTGGTGCGCGGCTATGCCTATTCCCCGGAGTTCGACAATGACCCGGACCTGCAGAAGGTCCCGGTGCACAACTTCGCCATGGCGGTGCGCATGCTGGCGGCGGACCGGGTCAAGCTGACCCTGGAAGATGAATACGTCGCCCGTTACTACCTGGCCCGCGAGTCACCGCGGGTGCGCAACGCCGTGGAGTTCCTGCCCAAGCCGTTGAGCGAGAACAGCCTGCATATCCTGGTGAGCCTGAAGAATCCCGAGCATGCGCAGATCGTGGCGCGGTTCGATCGGGAGATTGCCGCCATGAAAGCCGACGGCAGCTACGATCGCCTGCTGCGCCAGCACGGCATGTAA
- the fba gene encoding class II fructose-bisphosphate aldolase (catalyzes the reversible aldol condensation of dihydroxyacetonephosphate and glyceraldehyde 3-phosphate in the Calvin cycle, glycolysis, and/or gluconeogenesis): MALISMRQMLDHAAEFGYGVPAFNVNNLEQMRAIMEAADKTDSPVIVQASAGARKYAGAPFLRHLILAAIEEFPHIPVCMHQDHGTSPDVCQRSIQLGFSSVMMDGSLGEDGKTPTDYEYNVRVTQQTVAMAHACGVSVEGELGCLGSLETGMAGEEDGIGAEGVLDHSQMLTDPEEAADFVKKTQVDALAIAIGTSHGAYKFTKPPTGDVLAIDRIKEIHKRIPNTHLVMHGSSSVPQEWLAIINQYGGDIKETYGVPVEEIVEGIKYGVRKVNIDTDLRLASTGAMRRLMATNPSEFDPRKFFGATVTAMRDVCIARYEAFGTAGNASKIKPISLEAMFQRYLKGELNAKVN, translated from the coding sequence ATGGCACTCATCAGCATGCGCCAGATGCTGGACCACGCAGCCGAATTCGGCTACGGCGTTCCAGCCTTCAACGTCAACAACCTTGAGCAGATGCGCGCCATCATGGAAGCCGCTGACAAGACTGACTCTCCGGTGATCGTCCAGGCTTCGGCCGGCGCCCGCAAATACGCCGGCGCGCCGTTCCTGCGCCACCTGATCCTGGCCGCCATCGAAGAATTCCCCCATATCCCGGTGTGCATGCACCAGGATCACGGCACTAGTCCTGACGTCTGCCAGCGTTCCATCCAGCTGGGCTTTTCCTCGGTGATGATGGACGGCTCCCTCGGCGAAGACGGCAAGACCCCCACCGACTACGAGTACAACGTGCGCGTCACCCAGCAGACCGTGGCCATGGCCCACGCCTGCGGCGTGTCGGTAGAAGGCGAGCTGGGCTGCCTGGGCTCCCTGGAAACCGGCATGGCCGGTGAAGAAGACGGCATCGGCGCCGAAGGCGTGCTGGATCACAGCCAGATGCTGACCGACCCGGAAGAAGCTGCGGACTTCGTCAAGAAGACCCAGGTCGACGCCCTGGCCATCGCCATCGGCACCAGCCACGGTGCCTACAAGTTCACCAAGCCGCCTACCGGCGACGTGCTGGCCATCGATCGCATCAAGGAAATCCACAAGCGCATCCCCAACACCCACCTGGTGATGCACGGTTCGTCTTCGGTTCCGCAAGAGTGGCTGGCGATCATCAACCAGTACGGCGGCGACATCAAAGAAACCTACGGCGTACCGGTTGAGGAAATCGTCGAAGGCATCAAGTACGGCGTGCGCAAGGTCAACATCGACACCGACCTGCGCCTGGCGTCCACCGGTGCCATGCGTCGTCTGATGGCCACCAACCCGAGCGAGTTCGACCCGCGCAAGTTCTTCGGTGCCACCGTGACCGCCATGCGCGACGTGTGCATTGCCCGTTACGAAGCCTTCGGCACCGCCGGCAACGCTTCGAAGATCAAGCCGATCTCCCTGGAAGCGATGTTCCAGCGTTACCTCAAGGGTGAGTTGAACGCCAAGGTCAACTAA
- the yccS gene encoding YccS family putative transporter, translated as MSSTSFRQSLRRLWALDKFSYSVRVFIALTGSMALCWYQDEMGLLIPLFLGIIASALAETDDSWQGRLNALAVTLVCFSIAALSVELLFPYPWIFAIALALASFGLTMLGALGERYGAIASATLILSVYTMIGVDQRGGAVIDFWHEPVLLVAGAAWYGLLSVLWQALFSNQPVQQSLARLFRELGFYLKLKSSLFEPIRQLDVEARRLELAQQNGKVVAALNAAKEIILHRVGNGRPGSKVSRYLKLYFLAQDIHERASSSHYPYNALADAFFHSDVLFRCQRLLRQQGKACRALAESIQLRQPFVYDASFAEALSDLHASLEHLRIQSNPAWRGLLRSLRALAANLGTLDRLLSDASNPDALADATDSSLLDRSPRNLKDVWTRLRTQLTPTSLLFRHALRLPLALSIGYGMVHLIHPSQGYWIILTTLFVCQPNYGATRRKLGQRIVGTAIGLTLAWALFDLFPSPLVQSLFAIAAGVVFFTNRTTRYTLATAAITLMVLFCFNQVGDGYGLFLPRLFDTLLGSLIAGLAVFLFLPDWQGRRLNKVLANTLTCNSIYLRQIMQQYAAGKSDDLAYRLARRNAHNADAALSTTLANMLMEPGHFRKEADVGFRFLVLSHTLLSYLSGLGAHRETQLPGEVREHLINGAGVSLAASIDEIAQGLANKTPIAIQSDAEEALANELEQMPDEIDEGQRLVQTQLALICRQLGPLRTLAAHLIKAA; from the coding sequence ATGTCATCGACCTCTTTTCGTCAGTCTCTGCGCCGCCTCTGGGCGCTGGATAAATTCAGCTACAGCGTGCGGGTATTCATCGCCCTGACCGGCAGCATGGCGCTGTGCTGGTATCAGGATGAAATGGGCCTGCTGATCCCGCTGTTTCTCGGCATCATCGCCAGCGCCCTGGCGGAAACCGACGACAGCTGGCAAGGCCGGCTCAATGCCCTGGCCGTGACCCTGGTGTGCTTCAGCATTGCCGCGCTGTCGGTGGAACTGCTGTTCCCCTACCCCTGGATCTTCGCCATCGCCCTGGCCCTGGCCAGCTTCGGCCTGACCATGCTCGGGGCACTGGGGGAACGTTATGGCGCCATTGCCTCGGCGACCCTGATTCTCTCGGTCTACACCATGATCGGCGTGGACCAGCGCGGCGGCGCGGTGATCGACTTCTGGCACGAGCCGGTGCTGCTGGTGGCCGGCGCCGCCTGGTACGGCCTGCTCTCGGTGCTGTGGCAGGCACTGTTTTCCAACCAGCCGGTGCAGCAGAGCCTGGCCCGGCTGTTTCGCGAGCTGGGCTTCTACCTCAAGCTCAAGTCGTCGCTGTTCGAGCCGATCCGCCAACTGGATGTGGAGGCCCGGCGCCTGGAACTGGCCCAGCAAAACGGCAAGGTGGTGGCGGCCCTCAACGCGGCCAAGGAGATCATCCTGCACCGGGTCGGCAATGGTCGGCCGGGATCGAAGGTCAGTCGCTACCTGAAGCTGTATTTCCTCGCCCAGGACATCCACGAGCGCGCCAGCTCGTCCCACTACCCGTACAACGCCCTGGCCGACGCCTTCTTCCACAGCGACGTGCTGTTCCGCTGCCAGCGCCTGCTGCGCCAGCAGGGCAAGGCCTGCCGCGCCCTGGCCGAATCCATCCAGTTGCGCCAGCCCTTCGTCTACGACGCCAGCTTCGCCGAGGCCCTGAGCGACCTGCACGCCTCCCTGGAACACTTGCGCATCCAGAGCAACCCGGCCTGGCGCGGGCTGTTGCGTTCGCTGCGGGCCCTGGCGGCGAACCTCGGCACCCTCGACCGCCTGCTCAGCGACGCCAGCAACCCCGACGCCCTGGCCGACGCCACCGACAGCAGCCTGCTGGATCGCTCGCCACGCAATCTCAAGGATGTCTGGACCCGCCTGCGCACCCAGCTGACGCCGACTTCGCTGCTGTTCCGCCATGCCCTGCGCCTGCCCCTGGCGTTGAGCATCGGCTATGGCATGGTGCACCTGATCCACCCGTCCCAGGGCTACTGGATCATCCTCACCACGCTGTTCGTCTGCCAGCCCAACTACGGCGCCACCCGGCGCAAGCTGGGCCAGCGGATCGTCGGCACGGCCATCGGCCTGACGCTGGCCTGGGCGCTGTTCGACCTGTTCCCCAGTCCCCTGGTGCAGTCGTTGTTCGCCATCGCCGCCGGGGTGGTGTTCTTCACCAACCGCACCACCCGCTACACCCTGGCCACGGCCGCCATCACCCTGATGGTGCTGTTCTGCTTCAACCAGGTGGGCGACGGTTACGGGCTGTTCCTGCCGCGGCTGTTCGATACCCTGCTGGGCAGCCTGATCGCCGGGCTGGCGGTGTTCCTGTTCCTGCCGGACTGGCAGGGCCGGCGCCTGAACAAGGTGCTGGCCAACACCCTGACCTGCAACAGCATCTACCTGCGCCAGATCATGCAGCAGTACGCCGCCGGCAAGAGCGACGACCTGGCCTACCGCCTGGCCCGGCGCAACGCCCACAACGCCGATGCGGCGCTGTCCACCACCCTGGCCAACATGCTCATGGAACCGGGGCATTTCCGTAAGGAGGCCGACGTGGGCTTCCGCTTCCTGGTGCTGTCCCACACCCTGCTCAGCTACCTGTCGGGCCTGGGCGCACACCGGGAGACCCAACTTCCGGGCGAAGTGCGCGAGCATCTGATCAATGGCGCGGGCGTCAGTCTGGCGGCGAGCATCGATGAAATCGCCCAGGGCCTGGCCAACAAGACCCCGATCGCCATCCAGAGCGATGCCGAGGAAGCGCTGGCCAATGAGCTGGAGCAGATGCCGGATGAGATCGACGAAGGCCAGCGCCTGGTGCAGACCCAGCTGGCATTGATCTGTCGCCAGTTGGGCCCGTTGCGGACCCTGGCGGCGCACCTGATCAAGGCAGCTTAA
- a CDS encoding putative bifunctional diguanylate cyclase/phosphodiesterase: MECVQPEAFEGDSTLLIVDDYPENLLSMRALLQRQDWRVMTAASGLEALGLLLEHEVDLVLLDVQMPGMDGFEVARLMRGSQRTRLTPIIFLTANEQSQDAVIKGYASGAVDYLFKPFDPQILKPKVQALLEHQRNRRALQQLSHDLEVARAFNASVLDNAAEGILVVDEGGLVRYANPAVSRLLNAQVKELEGSLFLDYLQKPHVPDWSESELLACYRRGQTYRLHDALLRTVPGQQLSVALSCAPLPSEQKAMVVTLLDMSEVRHLHQQLEYQAVTDPLTGLLNRRGFYQTVENILLRSDRPGKTLVLLYLDLDGFKRVNDSLGHDAGDRVLRWVSEQLKECLHSFDILGRMGGDEFTALLELSFPEQAAKVAEKLIERLSISQQIDGLEVVLGASIGIAIYPDCGSNLDGLLRAADIAMYEAKRAGRQQYRYYDHEMNGRARSRLMLEESVRSAVERKEFTLVYQPQVAIADGRLRGFEALLRWRHPSVGDVPPGLFLPLLEEARLISRLGSWIYQQGAAQRKDWEQVFSPDLVLGVSLSATQFGMPNLANELRQVLVRHGLQPRQLEVEVTEAALTQNLAETRKQLQQLHQLGVRVALDDFGSGSCCLAYLRDLQLDTLKLDRHLIARLLTSPRDAAIARSVIDLCKQFGLLVIAEGVETHEQYQWLKANGCEYVQGFLVARPLTAASASQFAQPFDWSALPA, translated from the coding sequence ATGGAATGCGTGCAACCGGAGGCCTTCGAAGGCGACTCCACTCTTCTGATCGTTGATGACTATCCTGAAAACCTCCTGAGCATGCGGGCACTGTTGCAGCGCCAGGACTGGCGGGTGATGACCGCGGCCTCCGGTCTTGAGGCCCTGGGCCTGCTGCTCGAGCATGAAGTGGATCTGGTCCTGCTGGATGTGCAGATGCCCGGCATGGATGGTTTCGAAGTGGCCCGCCTGATGCGCGGCAGCCAGCGCACGCGTTTGACTCCGATCATCTTCCTCACCGCCAACGAACAGTCCCAGGATGCCGTGATCAAGGGCTATGCCAGCGGTGCGGTGGATTACCTGTTCAAGCCGTTCGACCCGCAGATCCTCAAGCCCAAGGTCCAGGCGCTGCTGGAGCACCAGCGCAATCGTCGGGCCCTGCAGCAGCTCAGCCACGATCTGGAAGTGGCGCGGGCGTTCAACGCCTCGGTGCTGGACAACGCAGCCGAAGGCATCCTGGTGGTGGACGAGGGCGGACTGGTGCGCTACGCCAATCCGGCGGTTTCGCGCTTGCTCAATGCCCAGGTGAAAGAGCTGGAGGGCTCGCTGTTCCTCGACTACCTGCAAAAGCCCCATGTTCCCGACTGGAGCGAATCCGAGCTCCTGGCCTGCTATCGACGCGGGCAGACCTACCGCCTGCATGATGCTCTGCTGCGTACCGTGCCTGGCCAGCAGCTCAGCGTGGCGCTGTCCTGTGCGCCCTTGCCCAGCGAGCAGAAGGCCATGGTGGTGACCCTGCTGGACATGTCCGAAGTGCGCCACCTGCACCAGCAACTGGAGTATCAGGCGGTCACCGACCCGCTCACGGGGCTGCTCAACCGCCGCGGTTTCTACCAGACGGTGGAAAACATCCTGTTGCGCAGTGATCGTCCGGGCAAGACCCTGGTCCTGCTCTACCTGGATCTTGACGGCTTCAAGCGGGTCAACGACTCCCTGGGGCACGATGCCGGCGACCGGGTGCTGCGCTGGGTGTCCGAGCAGTTGAAGGAGTGCCTGCATTCCTTCGACATCCTCGGGCGCATGGGCGGTGACGAGTTCACTGCCCTGCTGGAACTGAGCTTCCCCGAGCAGGCGGCGAAAGTCGCCGAGAAGCTGATCGAGCGCCTGTCCATCAGCCAGCAGATCGACGGCCTGGAGGTGGTGCTGGGCGCCAGCATCGGCATCGCCATCTATCCCGACTGCGGCTCCAACCTGGACGGCCTGCTGCGGGCGGCAGACATCGCCATGTACGAAGCCAAGCGTGCGGGGCGCCAGCAGTACCGCTACTACGATCACGAGATGAATGGCCGAGCACGTTCCCGGCTGATGCTCGAGGAAAGCGTGCGCAGCGCCGTGGAGCGCAAGGAATTCACCCTGGTGTATCAGCCTCAGGTGGCCATTGCCGATGGCCGTTTGCGCGGCTTTGAGGCCTTGCTGCGCTGGCGTCACCCAAGTGTTGGCGATGTGCCGCCGGGGCTGTTCCTGCCGCTGCTGGAAGAGGCGCGGTTGATCAGTCGCCTGGGCAGTTGGATCTATCAACAGGGGGCGGCCCAGCGCAAGGACTGGGAGCAGGTGTTCAGCCCTGATCTGGTGCTGGGCGTCAGTCTCAGCGCCACCCAGTTCGGCATGCCCAATCTGGCCAATGAATTGCGCCAGGTGCTGGTGCGCCATGGCTTGCAGCCGCGCCAGCTGGAAGTGGAGGTCACCGAGGCGGCGTTGACCCAGAACCTGGCCGAGACCCGCAAGCAGTTGCAGCAGTTGCATCAACTGGGGGTGCGGGTGGCCCTGGACGATTTCGGCTCGGGCAGTTGTTGCCTGGCCTATCTGCGCGACCTGCAACTGGACACCCTCAAGCTCGACCGGCACCTGATCGCCCGCCTGCTGACCTCGCCGCGGGACGCCGCCATCGCCCGCAGCGTGATCGACCTGTGCAAGCAGTTCGGCTTGCTGGTGATCGCCGAAGGCGTGGAAACCCACGAGCAGTACCAATGGCTCAAGGCCAACGGCTGCGAATACGTGCAGGGGTTCCTGGTGGCTCGGCCGCTGACCGCCGCCAGCGCCAGCCAGTTTGCCCAGCCCTTTGACTGGAGCGCGTTGCCGGCCTGA
- a CDS encoding polysaccharide lyase family 7 protein: MIDLATWNLSVPVGNPPATIDTPTLVKGFKDRYFHADSGTLFFWSPVTGSKTENAIYPRTELRETYADGTLRNWTYPEADNLLYATLAVNQVPSSGKIVVGQIHAYNSTKPLVKVEYQYKTSKGSGNIVAKVRMRPDDEEGRVITLAENVPMNRDFSYLIHLSPGGALGLSAAGQQWGGQLSAKWRDKPLYFKAGVYVQDNSGYTSEGGKVTFSKLDIDHNKI, from the coding sequence ATGATCGACCTGGCAACCTGGAACCTCAGCGTTCCCGTCGGCAACCCTCCGGCGACCATCGACACCCCGACACTGGTCAAAGGATTCAAGGACCGGTACTTCCACGCCGATAGCGGCACTCTGTTCTTCTGGTCACCGGTCACCGGCTCGAAAACCGAGAACGCCATCTATCCGCGCACCGAGCTGCGCGAGACCTATGCCGACGGCACTTTGCGCAACTGGACCTATCCCGAAGCCGACAACCTGCTGTACGCCACCTTGGCGGTGAACCAGGTGCCATCGTCGGGCAAGATCGTCGTGGGTCAGATTCACGCCTACAACAGCACCAAGCCCCTGGTCAAAGTGGAGTACCAGTACAAGACCAGCAAAGGCAGCGGCAATATCGTGGCCAAGGTGCGCATGCGCCCGGACGACGAAGAGGGCCGGGTCATCACCCTGGCCGAAAACGTGCCCATGAATCGCGACTTTTCCTACTTGATCCACCTGAGCCCAGGCGGCGCCCTGGGGCTCAGTGCTGCCGGCCAGCAATGGGGTGGGCAATTGAGCGCCAAGTGGCGCGACAAGCCGCTGTATTTCAAGGCCGGGGTCTACGTCCAGGACAACAGCGGCTACACCAGCGAAGGCGGCAAGGTGACCTTCTCCAAGCTGGATATCGACCACAACAAAATCTAG
- a CDS encoding phosphoglycerate kinase has translation MTVLKMTDLDLQGKRVLIREDLNVPVKDGVVTSDARILASLPTIKLALEKGAAVMVCSHLGRPTEGEFSAENSLKPVADYLSRALGREVPLVADYLGGVEVKAGDVVLFENVRFNKGEKKNADELAQQYAGLCDVFVMDAFGTAHRAEGSTHGVAKFAKVAAAGPLLAAELDALGKALGNPAKPMAAIVAGSKVSTKLDVLNSLSQICDQLIVGGGIANTFLAAAGHPVGKSLYEPDLLDTARAIAAKVSVPLPVDVVVAKEFAESAEATVKLIADVAADDMILDIGPQTAAQFAELLKSSKTILWNGPVGVFEFDQFGNGTKVLAQAIADSAAFSIAGGGDTLAAIDKYGVAQQISYISTGGGAFLEFVEGKVLPAVEVLEARAKA, from the coding sequence ATGACCGTGTTGAAGATGACCGACCTCGATCTGCAAGGTAAGCGCGTGCTGATCCGCGAAGACCTCAACGTCCCAGTCAAGGACGGTGTTGTCACCAGCGATGCGCGGATCCTGGCTTCGCTGCCGACCATCAAGCTGGCCCTGGAAAAGGGCGCGGCTGTGATGGTCTGCTCGCACCTGGGCCGTCCGACCGAAGGCGAGTTCTCCGCCGAGAACAGCCTCAAGCCGGTAGCCGATTACCTGAGTCGTGCCCTGGGCCGCGAAGTGCCGCTGGTGGCCGATTACCTGGGTGGCGTCGAGGTCAAGGCCGGCGACGTCGTGCTGTTCGAGAACGTGCGCTTCAACAAGGGCGAGAAAAAGAACGCCGACGAACTGGCCCAGCAATACGCCGGCCTGTGCGATGTGTTCGTGATGGACGCCTTCGGCACCGCGCACCGGGCCGAGGGTTCGACCCACGGCGTGGCCAAGTTCGCCAAGGTGGCCGCCGCAGGTCCTCTGCTGGCCGCTGAACTGGACGCGCTGGGCAAGGCCCTGGGCAACCCGGCCAAGCCAATGGCGGCCATCGTTGCCGGCTCCAAGGTGTCCACCAAGCTGGACGTGCTCAACAGCCTGAGCCAGATCTGCGACCAACTGATCGTCGGTGGCGGCATCGCCAACACCTTCCTCGCTGCTGCCGGGCATCCGGTGGGCAAGTCGCTGTACGAGCCGGATCTGTTGGACACCGCCCGTGCCATCGCCGCCAAGGTCAGCGTACCGCTGCCGGTGGACGTGGTCGTGGCCAAGGAGTTCGCCGAAAGCGCCGAAGCTACCGTCAAGCTGATCGCTGATGTTGCCGCTGACGACATGATCCTCGACATCGGTCCACAGACTGCTGCGCAGTTCGCCGAGCTGCTGAAATCCTCCAAGACCATCCTCTGGAACGGTCCGGTAGGCGTGTTCGAATTCGACCAGTTCGGCAACGGCACCAAGGTGCTGGCCCAGGCCATCGCCGACAGCGCCGCGTTCTCCATCGCGGGTGGTGGCGACACCCTGGCGGCCATCGACAAGTATGGCGTGGCCCAGCAGATCTCCTACATTTCTACCGGTGGTGGCGCGTTCCTCGAGTTCGTCGAGGGCAAGGTGCTGCCGGCGGTTGAAGTCCTGGAAGCCCGGGCCAAGGCCTGA
- a CDS encoding M48 metallopeptidase family protein, with translation MTVLKYLQAYPVALQQQVRQLIVEDRLGEYLTGRYPHKHSVQSDKALYSYALELKQEYLRNAPAIDKVLFDNRLDLTHRALGLHTTVSRVQGGKLKAKKEIRIASLFKEAAPEFLRMIVVHELAHFKESEHNKAFYKLCEHMLPGYHQLEFDLRVYLTWRDLQARSGTAD, from the coding sequence ATGACCGTACTCAAATACCTCCAGGCCTATCCCGTCGCCCTGCAACAGCAAGTGCGTCAACTGATCGTCGAAGATCGCCTTGGGGAGTACCTCACAGGGCGTTATCCGCACAAGCATTCGGTGCAGAGCGACAAGGCGCTGTACAGCTACGCCCTGGAGCTGAAGCAGGAGTACCTGCGCAACGCGCCGGCCATCGACAAGGTGCTGTTCGACAACCGCCTGGACCTGACCCACCGCGCCCTAGGCCTGCACACCACGGTGTCCCGGGTGCAGGGCGGCAAGCTCAAGGCCAAGAAGGAGATCCGCATTGCCTCGCTGTTCAAGGAGGCGGCGCCGGAGTTTTTGCGGATGATCGTGGTGCACGAGTTGGCGCACTTCAAGGAATCGGAACACAACAAGGCGTTCTACAAGCTCTGCGAGCACATGCTGCCGGGCTATCACCAGCTGGAATTCGACCTGCGGGTCTACCTGACCTGGCGCGACCTGCAGGCCAGGTCGGGGACGGCGGATTAA